A stretch of the Notamacropus eugenii isolate mMacEug1 chromosome 2, mMacEug1.pri_v2, whole genome shotgun sequence genome encodes the following:
- the TSPAN32 gene encoding tetraspanin-32 isoform X1 — MGSPGRVRFAKCQLLATCFFTLLLGLSMGTLTILTRFGDHFVIIHSVSPENDPYGPMYHWAFSLGIFLTSMLTLGVVLSTLGVVREAKGLMAGGFVSFTLVFFVAVQVTFWRYREPSKVENIMLDAYDLAYEQAMRNVSDVRWERLVAIHDTFGCCGKSSPLSWFGQEEKDLCRGDQQRQGCLQEIGSFVRERLSLVTLLFIIILAFMGYGMFLTSFLWLTIHYGRNLDRKGRYTLTTQ, encoded by the exons ATGGGCTCCCCTGGTCGTGTGCGCTTTGCTAAATGCCAGCTGCTGGCCACCTGCTTCTTCACCCTG CTGCTGGGCCTCTCCATGGGCACTCTGACCATCCTCACCCGATTTGGGGACCACTTTGTCATCATCCACTCCGTCTCCCCAGAGAACGACCCCTATGGGCCCATGTACCACTGGG CTTTCTCTCTGGGCATCTTCCTGACCTCGATGCTGACCCTGGGGGTTGTGCTGAGCACCCTGGGTGTGGTTCGGGAAGCCAAGGGCCTCATGGCTGGG GGCTTTGTTTCCTTCACGCTGGTGTTTTTCGTGGCAGTGCAGGTGACCTTCTGGAGATATCGGGAGCCCTCTAAG GTGGAGAACATCATGCTTGACGCCTACGACCTGGCTTATGAACAGGCAATGAGGAATGTCTCTGACGTCCGGTGGGAGAGACTGGTAGCCATCCATGACACG TTTGGCTGCTGTGGAAAGAGCTCGCCTCTCAGTTGGTTTGGGCAGGAGGAGAAGGACTTGTGTAGGGGAGACCAGCAGAGACAG GGCTGCCTCCAGGAGATTGGCAGCTTCGTGAGGGAGCGCCTGAGTTTAGTCACCCTCCTGTTCATCATCATCCTGGCGTTCATG GGTTATGGGATGTTCCTCACGTCCTTCCTCTGGCTGACCATCCATTACGGCAGGAACCTGGACCGAAAGGGCCGATATACATTGACCACTCAGTAG
- the TSPAN32 gene encoding tetraspanin-32 isoform X2, with translation MGTLTILTRFGDHFVIIHSVSPENDPYGPMYHWAFSLGIFLTSMLTLGVVLSTLGVVREAKGLMAGGFVSFTLVFFVAVQVTFWRYREPSKVENIMLDAYDLAYEQAMRNVSDVRWERLVAIHDTFGCCGKSSPLSWFGQEEKDLCRGDQQRQGCLQEIGSFVRERLSLVTLLFIIILAFMGYGMFLTSFLWLTIHYGRNLDRKGRYTLTTQ, from the exons ATGGGCACTCTGACCATCCTCACCCGATTTGGGGACCACTTTGTCATCATCCACTCCGTCTCCCCAGAGAACGACCCCTATGGGCCCATGTACCACTGGG CTTTCTCTCTGGGCATCTTCCTGACCTCGATGCTGACCCTGGGGGTTGTGCTGAGCACCCTGGGTGTGGTTCGGGAAGCCAAGGGCCTCATGGCTGGG GGCTTTGTTTCCTTCACGCTGGTGTTTTTCGTGGCAGTGCAGGTGACCTTCTGGAGATATCGGGAGCCCTCTAAG GTGGAGAACATCATGCTTGACGCCTACGACCTGGCTTATGAACAGGCAATGAGGAATGTCTCTGACGTCCGGTGGGAGAGACTGGTAGCCATCCATGACACG TTTGGCTGCTGTGGAAAGAGCTCGCCTCTCAGTTGGTTTGGGCAGGAGGAGAAGGACTTGTGTAGGGGAGACCAGCAGAGACAG GGCTGCCTCCAGGAGATTGGCAGCTTCGTGAGGGAGCGCCTGAGTTTAGTCACCCTCCTGTTCATCATCATCCTGGCGTTCATG GGTTATGGGATGTTCCTCACGTCCTTCCTCTGGCTGACCATCCATTACGGCAGGAACCTGGACCGAAAGGGCCGATATACATTGACCACTCAGTAG
- the TSPAN32 gene encoding tetraspanin-32 isoform X3, translated as MGSPGRVRFAKCQLLATCFFTLLLGLSMGTLTILTRFGDHFVIIHSVSPENDPYGPMYHWAFSLGIFLTSMLTLGVVLSTLGVVREAKGLMAGGFVSFTLVFFVAVQVTFWRYREPSKVENIMLDAYDLAYEQAMRNVSDVRWERLVAIHDTFGCCGKSSPLSWFGQEEKDLCRGDQQRQGYGMFLTSFLWLTIHYGRNLDRKGRYTLTTQ; from the exons ATGGGCTCCCCTGGTCGTGTGCGCTTTGCTAAATGCCAGCTGCTGGCCACCTGCTTCTTCACCCTG CTGCTGGGCCTCTCCATGGGCACTCTGACCATCCTCACCCGATTTGGGGACCACTTTGTCATCATCCACTCCGTCTCCCCAGAGAACGACCCCTATGGGCCCATGTACCACTGGG CTTTCTCTCTGGGCATCTTCCTGACCTCGATGCTGACCCTGGGGGTTGTGCTGAGCACCCTGGGTGTGGTTCGGGAAGCCAAGGGCCTCATGGCTGGG GGCTTTGTTTCCTTCACGCTGGTGTTTTTCGTGGCAGTGCAGGTGACCTTCTGGAGATATCGGGAGCCCTCTAAG GTGGAGAACATCATGCTTGACGCCTACGACCTGGCTTATGAACAGGCAATGAGGAATGTCTCTGACGTCCGGTGGGAGAGACTGGTAGCCATCCATGACACG TTTGGCTGCTGTGGAAAGAGCTCGCCTCTCAGTTGGTTTGGGCAGGAGGAGAAGGACTTGTGTAGGGGAGACCAGCAGAGACAG GGTTATGGGATGTTCCTCACGTCCTTCCTCTGGCTGACCATCCATTACGGCAGGAACCTGGACCGAAAGGGCCGATATACATTGACCACTCAGTAG